The DNA sequence CACCCTCTGATCCCATTAGTCATGTTCATATAAAACCTGACTCTCAATATCACCCAAAGAGCCAGGGTCAGTAGAAAGTGTGTCATACTGTTGCAGTGTGTTACAGCAAACTCGCAAGGAAAGGCAAGAAACACCGAGGCTTGCGACAGGAAGCAAAGGTTATTGATGCTGGAAGTGGCTCAGCGGACTcctgtcacaaaggctgagccccaaacACAGTGGGGGGTTGGGCTTGCAGTTATACAGTTCTATTTCCTGGTTTGGGGAGATAAGCAATTGTCTTTTTATTAGGGCAAGCATGAGGTGTTCAGCAAGTAGGGGTGGGGAGAAATGCTCTTCTTTCCACGGGTGTGGAAAATCCCTGATTGGCAACAGCCACAGCAGGGCAGGGCAAGCTGGGCAAGCACAGGTGCCTCAGTAACACAGTAGATATGAGCTCTAAGTGACAGTTTAGTTCTATAttttttaactcttacattttGACATTGTTGTTGCTTGTGTTTACTATGATTGCCTCCCTGCTTGTAATATAGCTGTCATCTAATGTTAATCtactttaaaacagaaatcacCATCTATTGCAAATGTCATCCAATGGACATTTGGTGAACAACTGTTTATAATACCCATTCACACCATTCAATCACCTACCTGTATACCCTGACATTTATTATACAGGAAATTTTATCAAGATGTTACTTTGTATAAAATCAATGTGTTTTGCCCGATTTTTTTAGGATCCTTAATTCTTCATGGAAGAACTTCAGCCTAAACTGAAATTTAGAAAGTGGACTCCAATGAAACTTGAAAAGTTATGAATTCCTTAAATCTTCTTAGGCTAAGAGCTAGTGATAGATACTTAGTAACCAACTGGCTTCTTTATGGGGCAGGGCCGACAGGAAAGGCAAATAAAACATTTGGTGCTCCTTTGTACACAATGGAGCTTTCTTTACAATTCGTATATTGTTACCCTTCTTTCCTTTGGCTGGGTGGAAAAGTAAGGaaatatttctcatctttttaatttatttttttcaattgaagatcaaattgtatgtatttgccatgtatttgcttttttaaaaggaacttatttactttttaattgaaatatattgattatatgtatttatgtggtacagtTATAGTTCAATACACGcatacaatatatgatgatcaaagcAGTGTGATTAGCATATTCACCGTCACAAAACGTTATCATtactttgtgataagaacatttgatctcctcttttctagccatttgagaacataaaataaattgttgttaattacagGTACCCAGCACtgctgtacaccactagaactatTCTCCCTGtctagttgtaattttgtgtccattaaccaaccacttcccccaccccttctcagtctctagtaaccacaattctactctctgcttttaaaaattcaacttactattattattttttagctcccacatatgagtgataacATGATCCATTTACGTTTCTGAGCCTGACTTAATTCTCTTAACATAAGGTCTTCCAAGCATACGCATGTTGCTACAattgacaggatttcatttttttcatggctgaatactattccattgtgtatataccacgtcttttctatccattcatctctCGATGAACACCGacgttgattctatatcttggctattgtgaatagtgctgcaataaatatgggggtgcagatatctgtTCAATATgctaatttgctttcttttggataaacacctagtagtgggattgctgggttatatggtagttctacagttagttttttgaggaaacttcatgctgtttttcataatggctgtactaatttacgttcccaccaacaatgtattagAGTTCTTCTTTATcccattctcaccagcattttctattattttgtctttgataataaccatcctaactggggcgAAGATGCTTTCTCATTGtacttttgatttccatttccctgatcactagtgatgttgagcatttttctcaTACacttgtccatttgtatatcttctttttagAAACATCTGTTCagttcatttgctcattttttaattagattatttgttttttatttttttttgctggtgaattgtttaagttccttgtatattctggatattaatcccttgtcagatgaatagtttacaaatattttcttccattctgttgattacctcttcattttgttgattgtttcttttgctgtgcagaaacttttcagtttgatataatcccatatgtgtatttttgcttttatagcctgtgctttagaagacttctccataaaatttttactCAAACCAATGTTTTGAAGGGTttgccttatgttttcttctagtagttttatatttacaggtcttacatttaagtccattacccattttgagttgattttgatgtaTGGCAAGAGAAaggggtttagtttcattcttccacacatGAATATACAGTTTTtgcagcaccatttcttgaagaggctgtcctttccgcATTGTATGTTCTcggcatctttgtcaaagatcagttggctgtagatacacagatttatttctttattctgttccattggctcATGTGTCtctatttatgccagtaccatgctattttgattataGCTCgtagtaatatttttaattcacgTAATGCCTCTAGTTTTGTTCTTGTTGGTAagaattgctttggatattcaggatcttttgtggttccatatgaattttgggattgtttttgctatttgtaTGAGGAATGCCACtagtattttgataaggattgcatttaatctgtagattgctttgtgtaggatggtcattttgacaatactgattcttccaatccacaaacatggAATGTCTCCCTATTTTTTCGTggccttttaaatttcttttatcagtgttttgtcgttttcattgtagagatcttttatctCCTCGGTTAAAcgtattcctaggtattttattttaatggtagctattgtaaatgagctacgTAATAAACATACACATTAATTTGTGTTCTTAAATCAGTGAATTTTCAATTATAAAGCTAATTGTGAAAATTAAGGAGTAGAGTTGTATTTAGAAGTTgaggatatttttgtattctttcttcttctttttctttttcttttttttttttttttgtcaaatttgAATATGACCTTTATTTAAGAAGACCTTTCCCTATGCAACTAATTTTTACAATTCCGTCAGATAATTGCTTAAGAAAGTTTCACTGCAGTTTATTTTGCTAGCCAAATTCTGTTGCAATCTAAAAGATGTTTTTAAGCAATCATTTGGCCTCTTCATAGTTCTGCCCTTTTCCCATTCTAGCGCTAGGAGGAAAAAAACTGTTGAagtttgattatacatattttggggattcagtgttgacatatgttgatcaaatcaatattactagtataaattttgttacaaattgtacttattctttatgccccttgtccagtctctccccatctccctctccctcccccccaccactgataacccttgatttcttctctccctctgaaagagtcatggttactctgttgattagttgcctagatgatctgtccaatgctaagaggtgtgatcaggtcccccattatcatcatagagcagatgcttcttctgtcactctgataTGGGCTTCATGGAGAGAAacttcctcttcttttgtttGGTCTCTGCTGGACTTTCATGGCTCCTTCTGATGTATACACTGATCTTTATAAATCCCTGAAATATTATCTTCAGATGAATGCAGTAAGAATTCATTCTGGATTCCAGTAGAGAGCTGGAGTCCAGAGAGCCTGGtagtgtcatttaaaaatatttgcaataggCACCCTTACGTATGTCAgtgtacaataaaaatatgaaagttttcaatttttccatttcttgaaaGTGCTTCTCAAATTGTAAAATGTAGCTTGACCAGGTGCATCCTTACTACACAATACTGTGCTTGGGATAGACAACACTAAGAACTAATGTATGTGTACTACCTAATGGTTTCAAAGTGTTATCATGAATATTATTTCAAGTTGGTGTCATAAATGACACTTACAGGGAAAGGAAGCAGTCCCAGGGAGTGTAGGTGACTGGGCAAGTTTATAAGGCTCTAAGAGTCTGACCTTCAAACCCAGGAGTTCCGTGTCTAcactttatcttatttatttatttatttttattgggtatgaatgttcatgagatacagagctgattgtcatcccttgtgcccaagatgtgaaggccagatttgTACTGgcagcagcatgcccattaccacaaattgtgtttgtaccccgtgtgcccacccaattatccccaacctccctcccccccccacccgaCTCCACTTTGTGTTCCAAggtatattctctctctctgtaaggccaacgcaccactgtggtctttctttccttccttctttctctcttagctgccAGTTTTGAGTGAtaagtacatgcagtatttatccctctgtgctttgcttatttcacttagcataaatttctccagactcatccatgttgttgcaaatgggagaacttcattcatttttatggcagagtagtattccatagtgtatatataccacattttccttatacagtcatccgtcaatggacatttaggttggttccatgtcttggctattgtaaacagagctgcgatgaacatgggaatgcaggtatcccttcgacatgatgatttccattcctctggatatatacccagaagtgggattgttggattgtatggtagatctatctgtagttgtttgagaaaactccacactgttttccatagtagttttgctaatttacagtcccaccaacagtgcagtagtgttcccttctctccttgccaacatttgttattcaccgcctttgtgattatagccagtctaactggggtgaggtggtatctcgatgtagttttaatttgcgtttccctgatgactagtgatgttgaatgtattttcatgtacctcttggtcatttgtatgtcttcctttgaaaaatgtctattcagctcctttgcccatttttaaattgggttgtttggttttttactgtgcaattgcttgagttccttgtatattatggatattaatcccttgtcagatgcatagttagcaaaaattttctcccactctgtaggttattgtttcattctgtttgtttcctttactgtgcagaagcttttagtttgatatagtcccatttgcttattttttcttttgctgcttgtgcttttgggtacataaagtctgtgcccagacctagttcctgaagtgtttcacctatattttcccttagtaattttacagtttcatgtcttatacttaagtctttaatccattttgagttgattttagtatatagtgagaggtgcatatctagtttcattcttctgcataggggtatccaattttcccagcaccacctggtgaagaggcagtcttttccccaatgtagatttttgtaaCCGAATCAACATGGTACCTACATGAAAATAGATACTCAGGCCAGTGAAGCAGagttgagaacccagaaatcacccctcaggcttacagccctctgatattggacaaaggcaacaaaaatatcttattttttattatagattCATGCGTGAGAGAGGAAGGGGATTCATAATCGCTGTATGTGTTTGCAAATATAATAATctaaatggaaaaagtaaaacaagCTATGAGCGTACTTCGAAaatttcatagaaagattcatgttatcttttaattctgttttcccgGAACTTTTTCAAGTGCCCTCATACAGTAGCCCTGTGGTATCACTGAGGGATTATTGTAGGACTCCTcagatgctcaagttcctgacATAAAATGGTGgagtatttgtatataacctatacatacacactttatttttttattttttattttttttttatttttttttttcaaatctcacAGCATTTTAATAGGCTTTTCGCGAGGCATCTTTAAAgcataagcatttaaaaaaaaaatactaattgcTCAGCTACCCCTTCAAAACAGCTCCAAGGAAAAGCTCTCAAGACTTTTTCCAATTCCAATTACATTCATGCCTTTTGCTAACCAGGGTGAAGAACTctggactggtttaaacagtgcAGGCTGAACGTTTGTTAATACTATTTTCCTCTAAAAGCAAGTTCTTCATGCTGATGTTTCCGTGTTGGGAAATGCAAATACTATTAATCATCTTCATTCTTTGCATTACCAAGGAGTTTTTCTCCATCTTGTGAAGGATGAACAAAAGTTTGCGGTGTACATTTCAGAAGATAAACTGCAGCATGAAGACCCCCGATGTTTATCCAGACTGTATGCACTTTGCGCCACACACGTCCCATTCCAGATAATGCCTTGGTAAAGCATTTCTTGTCCTGAGTGAGTAGTACAGCTCGGCCTGTCCCGGGTCTACAGACACGGCTCATCTCCCGCAGGCAAGCTGGAtaaaggttccagtttctcttctTAGACCCCATCCTTTTTCCAAATGGCATATCCGTTACAATAATATCCACGGAGCCTGTTCTCAATGGCAGATTGCAGATATCCCATTGAATAGCATCTATGGGCAAGCCCCAGGATGGTTTGCTGAGCATCCCATAGGCAAGAGTTGATCTAAGAGTTGTAGGTCCAAAATGTGTAACATTTCTTCGATGAAGACTCTCTTCAGTCAATGCAATGCCCACGATGACTTCATTATCATGGATATTTAAAAGAACCTCAACATCAAAGTTGGTCATGTCAGCCTTCCACTTAAAATAATCTTGAACAGCACCCCCAAAATTTCTTGCGGCCTCATTTGAGGTGAAGCAATGTTTCTCTCCTGCCCTGTTGCATGTGACTCTAAACTTCAGCACTTGGggctcagtttcttcttttgagaTTTCATCAGTGTCACCTCTGCAAGATGCCAAATCATCACTTACTAACGTTGATATCTCCTCTTTGATGGCTGGATTTTCATAGTAGTCTAAGATTTGTGAATCTAAAGTATTGTTAGTGAACTCTTTTTTAATATCTCTCTCATCTGTTTTGTCTGCTTGTCCATTATCAATCTTCTCTTTACTTGaattttgatttatctttttgcgctttgttttttttttcttaaaactggTGTTAATTTTCCATACTTTTAAAGGGTCTGACCATGGG is a window from the Cynocephalus volans isolate mCynVol1 chromosome 9, mCynVol1.pri, whole genome shotgun sequence genome containing:
- the LOC134386295 gene encoding tRNA (guanine(6)-N2)-methyltransferase THUMP3-like, with translation MSDIQEAANQLLDVNLHEDESSIQVTDNGLRSESEQLQVIIGATVPTGFEQTAADEVQEKLGSSCKISKDRGKIYFDVSVERLAQVHCLRSVDNLFVVVQEFKDYQFQKTKEEVLQDFEDLAGKLPWSDPLKVWKINTSFKKKKTKRKKINQNSSKEKIDNGQADKTDERDIKKEFTNNTLDSQILDYYENPAIKEEISTLVSDDLASCRGDTDEISKEETEPQVLKFRVTCNRAGEKHCFTSNEAARNFGGAVQDYFKWKADMTNFDVEVLLNIHDNEVIVGIALTEESLHRRNVTHFGPTTLRSTLAYGMLSKPSWGLPIDAIQWDICNLPLRTGSVDIIVTDMPFGKRMGSKKRNWNLYPACLREMSRVCRPGTGRAVLLTQDKKCFTKALSGMGRVWRKVHTVWINIGGLHAAVYLLKCTPQTFVHPSQDGEKLLGNAKNEDD